The Hypanus sabinus isolate sHypSab1 chromosome 31, sHypSab1.hap1, whole genome shotgun sequence genome window below encodes:
- the LOC132383794 gene encoding histone H2B 1/2-like, producing the protein MPEPGKSAPKKGGRKALPKTAGKGGKKRKRLRKETYAIYIYKVMKQVHPDTGISSKAMSIMNSFVNDIFERIAGEASRLAHYNKRSTISSREIQTAVRLLLPGELAKHAVSEGTKAETKYTSSK; encoded by the coding sequence ATGCCTGAGCCAGGGAAATCCGCTCCGAAGAAGGGCGGCAGGAAAGCTTTGCCCAAAACTGCGGGTAAGGGAGGTAAGAAACGTAAGAGGCTGAGGAAGGAGACTTACGCCATCTACATCtacaaagtgatgaagcaggttcaccccgacaccggcatctcctccaaggccatgagCATCATGAATTCATTCGTGAACGATATTTTCGAGCGCATCGCGGGTGAGGCTTCTCGCCTGGCCCATTACAACAagcggtccaccatcagctcccgggagatccagaccgctgtgcgcctgctgctgcccggggagctggccaagcacgccgtgtccgaagggacaaaggcggagaccaagtacaccagctccaaGTGA
- the LOC132383788 gene encoding histone H2B 1/2-like, which produces MPDAPKPAPKKGAKKALSKPASKSGKKRKRTRKETYAIYIYKVMKQVHPDTGISSKAMSIMNSFVNDIFERIAGEASRLAHYNKRSTISSREIQTAVRLLLPGELAKHAVSEGTKAVTKYTSSK; this is translated from the coding sequence ATGCCTGATGCACCGAAACCCGCTCCCAAGAAGGGCGCCAAGAAAGCTCTGTCCAAACCGGCGAGCAAGTCTGGCAAGAAGCGCAAGAGGACGAGGAAGGAGACTTACGCCATCTACATCtacaaagtgatgaagcaggttcaccccgataccggcatctcctccaaggccatgagCATCATGAATTCATTCGTGAACGATATTTTCGAGCGCATCGCGGGTGAGGCTTCCCGCCTGGCCCATTACAACAagcggtccaccatcagctcccggGAGATCCAGACCGCCGTGCGCCTTCTGCTGCCCGGGGAGCTGGCCAAGCACGCCGTGTCCGAAGGGACAAAGGCGgtgaccaagtacaccagctccaaGTAA
- the LOC132383830 gene encoding histone H4 encodes MSGRGKGGKGLGKGGAKRHRKVLRDNIQGITKPAIRRLARRGGVKRISGLIYEETRGVLKVFLENVIRDAVTYTEHAKRKTVTAMDVVYALKRQGRTLYGFGG; translated from the coding sequence ATGtctggcagagggaaaggaggcaAAGGACTGGGCAAAGGCGGAGCCAAGCGGCACCGTAAAGTGCTCCGGGATAACATCCAGGGCATCACCAAACCGGCCATCCGCCGTCTGGCTCGCCGTGGCGGCGTCAAGCGGATCTCGGGTCTGATCTACGAGGAGACCCGCGGggtgctgaaggttttcctggAGAATGTGATCCGGGATGCGGTCACCTACACTGAACACGCCAAGCGCAAGACGGTCACTGCCATGGATGTGGTGTACGCTCTGAAACGCCAGGGCCGCACTCTCTATGGCTTCGGCGGCTGA
- the LOC132383777 gene encoding late histone H2A.L3-like: MSGRGKGGAGKARSKAKSRSSRAGLQFPVGRVHRLLRKGNYAERVGAGAPVYLAAVLEYLTAEILELAGNAARDNKKTRIIPRHLQLAVRNDEELNKLLGGVTIAQGGVLPNIQAVLLPKKTGAASK, encoded by the coding sequence ATGTCTGGACGTGGAAAAGGCGGCGCTGGCAAAGCTCGATCCAAGGCGAAATCTCGTTCGTCTCGGGCTGGACTGCAGTTCCCGGTCGGCCGGGTTCACAGACTCCTGAGAAAGGGCAACTATGCTGAGCGTGTGGGTGCCGGAGCCCCGGTCTAtctggctgctgtgctcgagTATCTGACGGCCGAAATCCTCGAATTGGCCGGCAACGCGGCCCGGGACAATAAGAAGACCCGCATCATCCCCCGGCACCTGCAGCTGGCCGTCCGCAACGACGAGGAGCTGAACAAGCTGCTGGGAGGGGTGACTATCGCTCAGGGCGGTGTGTTACCCAACATCCAGGCTGTCCTTTTGCCCAAGAAAACCGGCGCTGCCAGTAAGTGA
- the LOC132383784 gene encoding histone H2B-like, translating to MPDAPKPAPKKGAKKALSKPASKSGKKRKRSRKESYAIYIYKVMKQVHPDTGISSKAMSIMNSFVNDIFERIAGEASRLAHYNKRSTISSREIQTAVRLLLPGELAKHAVSEGTKAVTKYTSSK from the coding sequence ATGCCTGATGCACCGAAACCCGCTCCCAAGAAGGGCGCCAAGAAAGCTCTGTCCAAACCGGCGAGCAAGTCTGGCAAGAAGCGCAAGAGGTCGAGGAAGGAGAGTTACGCCATCTACATCtacaaagtgatgaagcaggttcaccccgacaccggcatctcctccaaggccatgagCATCATGAATTCATTTGTGAACGATATTTTCGAGCGCATCGCGGGTGAGGCTTCCCGCCTGGCCCATTACAACAagcggtccaccatcagctcccgggagatccagaccgctgtgcgcctgctgctgcccggggagctggccaagcacgccgtgtccgaagggacaaaggcggtgaccaagtacaccagctccaagtga